One Planktothrix serta PCC 8927 genomic window carries:
- a CDS encoding class I SAM-dependent methyltransferase: MQTGLLSSNQVTEPYSPDQVFFCPEESQFYSQCIEKMVLNQCTAFDSIIEFGTGEGSPVIDCLLKTRFKGCIHGYELNIDACKLARSTLEKYQLRNKYIIHNECFFSASPGSASYLIANPPYLPAPDNDLYLPALHGGIDGATITKKLFTVGCKNVLLMIAAYSNPVETIEYAQAQGYQVVDFMISPLKFGYYSCEPKVKQTIEDLQKKQKAFYSENIYFLAGVLFKKEDPLNVDLSAELLKVMTAL, translated from the coding sequence ATGCAAACCGGATTATTATCTTCCAATCAAGTTACAGAACCTTATTCTCCTGATCAAGTATTCTTCTGTCCTGAAGAATCTCAATTTTACTCTCAATGTATTGAGAAAATGGTATTAAATCAATGTACAGCCTTTGACTCAATTATTGAATTTGGAACGGGTGAAGGGAGTCCTGTGATTGATTGTTTACTTAAAACTCGATTTAAAGGCTGTATTCACGGCTATGAATTAAACATTGATGCTTGTAAATTAGCTCGGTCTACCCTTGAGAAATATCAGCTTAGAAACAAGTATATTATTCATAATGAATGTTTTTTTAGTGCTTCCCCTGGTTCCGCAAGTTATTTAATTGCAAATCCTCCTTATCTTCCGGCACCTGATAATGATTTATATCTGCCTGCCTTGCATGGGGGAATTGATGGGGCTACCATTACGAAGAAGTTGTTTACAGTGGGTTGTAAGAATGTTTTATTAATGATTGCGGCTTATTCTAATCCGGTGGAAACCATTGAGTATGCTCAAGCGCAGGGTTATCAAGTGGTTGATTTTATGATTTCACCGTTAAAGTTTGGTTACTATAGTTGCGAACCAAAAGTTAAACAAACCATTGAAGACCTTCAGAAAAAACAGAAAGCCTTTTATTCTGAAAATATCTACTTTTTAGCCGGGGTTCTGTTTAAGAAAGAAGATCCTTTAAATGTGGATTTATCAGCAGAATTGTTGAAGGTTATGACCGCTTTATAA